The Enhydrobacter sp. sequence ATGAAGATGCCGACCAGGGCGACGAGCTTGAGGGTGAGGGATGCGCCGAACTGGCGCGCGGTGTCACGCCAGCTACGACGTGGAAGCCGAGGAGCCTCCCCAGCGGTAACCGAATGAGGGGTAGTTCTCGATGGCGTCGAAGCTGGGATCGACGAGTCGGAACTTGTTTCGTATTCGCTTGATCGATGAACGGACATTGGTTCTATAGCCATGTTCGCCGCTCCCAGCGATAAAGCCCACGTGATGCATGCAGTCGTAGACCGCACGGTAGGTCACGTGGTGGCCGATATTCGACGCGAGCAGCCGCACGATGTTAAATTCGGTAAGAGTTAAATTGACGTCGGTATCATCCCAAAATGCACGGCTGACGCGAGGTTTCAGCATCAGACGGCCGCAGTGAAGCGTCTCGTCGACCGTCAGCTCACGCGGCCGCTTCGATGATTCTACTATAAGACGCAGGCGTTTGGCGAGAATTGGCACGCCCCGTGCCTTGTCGACGAAGTCGAGGGCGCCGCGGTCGAAGGCGAGATTCTCGTGGCTGGGAGAGGTGCGGCCGGTGAGGAACACGACCGGCAGGAGGATGCCCTCGCGCCGGAGCCTGGGCAACAGGTCGATGCCCGCCAGTGAAGGCAGACCCCAGTCCAGCACGATCACGTCGGCGGCCATCTTGCCCTCGGCGATCGAGGCCAGCATCGCGGCGCCGTCGGCAAAGCTCGTGACGTCGAAGCCGAAATCCATCAATTCCGCAGAGGCCGCTTCACGGAAATCGTCGTCGTCATCGACAAGGATGAGGCGAACGCGCTCGGCCGTCGCGGCGTCATCCGCCGGATTGGCCGTGGGCCCGGAGTTGGGCCAAGCAGGCGCGATTTCCTTCATCGGTGTTGTC is a genomic window containing:
- a CDS encoding response regulator transcription factor, with amino-acid sequence MTTPMKEIAPAWPNSGPTANPADDAATAERVRLILVDDDDDFREAASAELMDFGFDVTSFADGAAMLASIAEGKMAADVIVLDWGLPSLAGIDLLPRLRREGILLPVVFLTGRTSPSHENLAFDRGALDFVDKARGVPILAKRLRLIVESSKRPRELTVDETLHCGRLMLKPRVSRAFWDDTDVNLTLTEFNIVRLLASNIGHHVTYRAVYDCMHHVGFIAGSGEHGYRTNVRSSIKRIRNKFRLVDPSFDAIENYPSFGYRWGGSSASTS